In a single window of the Gadus macrocephalus chromosome 6, ASM3116895v1 genome:
- the LOC132459938 gene encoding membrane-associated phosphatidylinositol transfer protein 2-like isoform X1 has translation MLIKEYRIPMPMSVEEYRIAQLYMIQKKSREETCGEGSGVEILENKPYEDGPGGAGQYTHKVYHIGMHIPSWFRSILPKAALRVEEESWNAYPYTRTRYTCPFVEKFSIDIETHYKPDTGNQPDVFNMGAAEKRQRTLDPIDIVTDPVPSHEYKAEEDPRLYQSAKTQRGPLRDDWIEEYNSGPGDTPVMCAYKLCKVEFRYWGMQSKIERFIHDVGLRKVMVRAHRQAWCWQDEWYGLTMEDIRQLELETQLALATKMAQFSQAEEAAEAHGGASSPGDAEKEAGASGGGGGPEAEEGGAGSSGDTLHARGPLTKQWSTSSRSSRSSKRGVSPSHHSISEWRMQSIARDSEESSDDEEFFDAHEDLSDNEDVFPKEISKWNSNDLMDKIEAADADGTSGELFKEMTVDYESTASEERLDEMRGPVRGRAASSTIPTITVTRHQSDCSSQQGLQPSNIHVLILVLHGGNILDTGGGEASSKQADVNTLSGAFEGVMRVHYPTALGRIALRLVPCPAICAEAFSLVSNLSPYSYDEGCLSSSQDHIPLAALPLLATSSPQYQEAVATVVLRANQVYADFLRSLNGDSFSGQVCLIGDCVGGILGFDALCTSNQTVNESQNSSRRGSVVSVQDQDLLSPGFMVPCGQGLMSPGLEASRHLSRSNIDIPRSGSSASEDTKKPLTRKRSDSGTYEVDTIKQHHAFLSSLHSNVLRSDGVSRRSSSSTMLDAGALGKFEFEVSDFFMFGSPLGLVLALRKTVIPVMDVATLRPACQQVYNLFHPADPSASRLEPLLEKKFHLLPPFNVPRYQRFPLGDGNSALLADVVQSHGGVFMDSSNPTSPVPGPHSRGLRRASEVSMASQVSGMADSYTATNIANKRSSQTNQSKRYSLLSQLALSSQFFLRSPPKTRRRDRLQGPPDPDPAPGRAPPPEPGEEGCAGWGPSSLCESCPSVGLDHAFSDLVSLDSQAEVDQVAARWWGTKRMDFALYCPDALTAFPTVALPHLFHASYWESTDVVSFLLRQVMRHENSSILELDGKEVSEFTPSKPREKWLRKRTHVKIRNVTANHRLSDAVFTEGGQQLLSGRFMYGPLDMVTLTGEKVDLHVMTQPPSGEWVHFDTEVTNSSGRVSFLLPEDRRLGVGVYPIKMVVRGDHTFADSYLTVLPRGTEFVVFSIDGSFAASVSIMGSDPKVRAGAVDVVRHWQDLGFLIIYVTGRPDMQKQRVVAWLSQHNFPHGIVSFCDGLVHDPLRHKANFLKSLTEANMKIFAGYGSTKDISVYTAIGLGPSQIYIVGRPSKKMQQQCQFITEGYAAHLSQLEYHRHRAARPAKASGSARMVLRKGSFGLGASSDFLRKRNHLLRTISAQPTPSAPAVAPPATSPSGRPERTQSQSDGERRERLERAPDQGPGLGPGGRSMSITANCWGRSKMEPALFNPK, from the exons AAAAAGAGCCGCGAGGAGACCTGCGGCGAGGGCAGCGGCGTGGAGATCCTGGAGAACAAGCCGTACGAGGACGGGCCGGGCGGTGCCGGCCAGTACACCCACAAGGTCTACCACATCGGCATGCACATCCCCAGCTGGTTCCGCTCCATCCTGCCGAAGGCCGcgctgagggtggaggaggagtcctGGAACGCCTACCCCTACACCCGCACCag gtACACCTGTCCGTTTGTGGAGAAGTTCTCCATCGACATCGAGACGCACTACAAGCCCGATACGGGGAACCAGCCAGACGTCTTCAACATGGGGGCCGCTGAGAAGAGGCAGAGGACCCTGG acCCCATCGACATCGTCACGGACCCCGTCCCGTCCCACGAGTACAAGGCGGAGGAGGACCCCCGCCTCTACCAGTCCGCCAAGACGCAGCGGGGGCCCCTGAGGGACGACTGGATCGAGGAGTACAACAGCGGGCCCGGCGACACCCCCGTCATGTGTGCCTACAAGCTGTGCAAGGTGGAGTTCCGCTACTGGGGCATGCAGTCCAAGATCGAGCGCTTCATCCATGACGTAG GGCTGAGGAAGGTGATGGTGCGGGCCCACCGGCAGGCGTGGTGCTGGCAGGACGAGTGGTACGGCCTCACCATGGAGGACATCCGCCAGCTGGAGCTGGAGACCCAGCTGGCGCTGGCCACCAAGATGGCCCAGTTCAGCCaggcggaggaggcggcggaggccCACGGCGGAGCCTCCTCGCCGGGGGACGCCGAGAAGGAGGCCGGCGccagtggcggcggcggcggcccggaggcggaggaggggggggctggctcCTCCGGGGACACGCTGCACGCCCGGGGCCCGCTCACCAAGCAGTGGTccacctcctcccgctcctcccgctCGTccaagagaggag TGAGCCCGTCTCACCACAGCATCTCTGAGTGGAGGATGCAGAGCATCGCCCGCGACTCGGAGGAGAGCTCGGACGACGAGGAGTTCTTCGATGCCCACG AGGACCTATCGGACAACGAGGACGTCTTCCCCAAGGAGATCTCCAAGTGGAACTCCAACGACCTCATGGACAAAATCGAGGCCGCCGACGCAGACGGGACGTCGG gtgaacTCTTTAAGGAAATGACAGTGGACTATGAAAGCACCGCCAGTGAGGAGCGACTGGACGAG ATGCGTGGCCCTGTTAGAGGCCGAGCCGCTAGCTCTACCATTCCCACCATCACCGTTACCCGACACCAGTCA gactgCTCGTCCCAGCAGGGTCTGCAGCCCTCTAACATCCACGTGCTGATTCTGGTGCTGCACGGGGGCAACATCCTGGACACGGGCGGGGGGGAGGCCAGCAGCAAGCAGGCCGACGTCAACACGCTGAGCGGGGCCTTCGAGGGCGTGATGCGCGTGCACTACCCCACCGCGCTGGGCCGCATCGCCCTGCGCCTGGTGCCCTGCCCCGCCATCTGCGCCGAGGCCTTCAGCCTGGTCTCCAA TCTGAGTCCGTACAGCTACGACGAGGGCTGTCTGTCCAGCAGCCAGGACCACATCCCCCTGGCCGCGCTGCCCCTGCTGGCCACCTCCTCGCCCCAGTACCAGGAGGCCGTGGCCACCGTGGTGCTGCGGGCCAACCAGGTGTACGCCGACTTCCTGCGCTCGCTCAACGGAGACTCCTTCTCCGGCCAG GTGTGTCTGATCGGGGACTGCGTGGGCGGGATCCTGGGCTTCGACGCCCTCTGCACCAGCAACCAGACGGTGAACGAGAGCCAGAACAGCAGCCGCAGGGGGTCGGTGGTCAGCGTGCAG GACCAGGACCTGCTGTCTCCGGGCTTCATGGTGCCCTGCGGGCAGGGCCTGATGTCCCCCGGCCTGGAGGCCAGCCGCCACCTCAGCCGCAGCAACATAGACATCCCCCGCTCCGGCTCCTCCGCCTCCGAGGACACCAAGAAACCGCTGACCCGCAAGAGGAGCGACTCCGGCACCTACGAGGTGGACACCATCAAGCAGCACCACGCCTTCCTGTCCAG CCTGCACTCCAACGTGCTGCGCAGCGACGGCGTGTCGCggcgctccagcagcagcaccatgcTGGACGCCGGCGCCCTGGGGAAGTTTGAGTTCGAGGTGTCAGACTTCTTCATGTTCGGCTCCCCCCTGGGGCTGGTGCTCGCCCTGCGGAAGACGGTCATCCCCGTGATGGACG TGGCCACGCTGAGGCCCGCGTGCCAGCAGGTGTACAACCTGTTCCACCCTGCGGACCCCTCGGCCTCTCGCCTGGAGCCCCTCCTGGAGAAGAAGTTCCACCTGCTGCCCCCCTTCAACGTGCCCCGCTACCAGCGCTTCCCCCTGGGCGACGGGAACTCCGCCCTATTGG CGGATGTTGTTCAGTCTCATGGTGGTGTCTTCATGGACAGTTCGAACCCCACCTCCCCCGTACCGGGCCCCCACTCCAGGGGCCTGCGGCGGGCCAGTGAGGTCAGCATGGCCAGCCAGGTGTCAGGGATGGCAGACAGTTACACTGCCACCAACATAGCCAACA AACGCTCGAGCCAAACTAACCAATCCAAAAGGTATAGCCTGTTGTCCCAACTCGCCCTCTCGTCGCAATTCTTCCTGAGGAGTCCGCCCAAGACACGTAGGAGGGACCGGCTCCAAGGCCCCCCAGACCCGGACCCGGCTCCGGGTCGGGCCCCTCCCCCAGAGCCTGGTGAGGAGGGCTGCGCGGGCTGGGGCCCCAGCAGCCTGTGTGAGTCGTGTCCCTCCGTGGGGCTGGACCACGCCTTCTCGGACCTGGTCTCCCTGGACTCCCAGGCCGAGGTGGACCAAG TCGCAGCGCGCTGGTGGGGCACAAAGCGGATGGACTTTGCGCTGTACTGTCCGGACGCGCTCACGGCTTTCCCCACGGTGGCGCTGCCGCACCTCTTCCACGCCTCCTACTGGGAGTCCACCGACGTGGTGTCCTTCCTGCTGCGGCAG GTCATGAGACACGAGAACTCCAGTATCCTGGAGCTGGACGGGAAGGAGGTGTCAGAGTTCACCCCGTCCAAACCCCGGGAGAAGTGGCTCCGCAAGAGGACCCACGTCAAGATCCGG AACGTGACGGCCAACCACCGCTTGAGCGACGCCGTTTTCACGGAGGGCGGCCAGCAACTGCTGTCTGGTCGCTTCATGTACGGCCCGCTGGACATGGTCACCCTGACCGGGGAGAAG GTGGACCTCCACGTCATGACGCAGCCCCCCTCCGGGGAGTGGGTGCACTTCGACACGGAGGTGACCAACAGCAGCGGGCGCGTCTCCTTCCTGCTGCCTGAGGACCGGcgcctgggggtgggggtctacCCCATCAAGATGGTGGTCCG aggGGACCACACCTTTGCAGACAGCTACCTGACGGTGTTGCCGCGGGGGACAGAGTTTGTGGTGTTCAGCATCGACGGCTCGTTCGCGGCCAGCGTCTCCATCATGGGCAGCGACCCCAAAGTGCGGGCGGGGGCGGTGGACGTGGTCCG GCACTGGCAGGACCTGGGCTTCCTGATCATCTACGTGACGGGGCGGCCCGACATGCAGAAGCAGCGCGTGGTGGCCTGGCTCTCCCAGCACAACTTCCCCCATGGCATCGTGTCCTTCTGCGACGGCCTGGTCCACGACCCGCTCAGACACAAGGCCAACTTCCTCAAGTCCCTCACCGAG GCTAACATGAAGATATTCGCTGGCTACGGTTCAACCAAAGACATCTCGGTGTACACAGCCATCGGCCTGGGCCCCTCCCAGATCTACATCGTGGGCCGCCCCTCCAAGAAGATGCAGCAGCAGTGCCAG ttcatCACGGAGGGCTACGCCGCCCACCTGTCCCAGCTGGAGTACCACCGGCACCGCGCCGCGCGGCCGGCCAAGGCCAGCGGCAGCGCCCGCATGGTGCTGCGCAAGGGCAGCTTCGGCCTGGGCGCCAGCAGCGACTTCCTGCGGAAGAGGAACCACCTGCTGCGCACCATCTCGGCCCAGCCCACGCCCAGCGCCCCCGCCGTGGCCCCGCCCGCCACCAGCCCCAGCGGCCGGCCCGAGCGCACGCAGAGCCAGTCGGACGGCGAGCGGCGGGAGCGGCTGGAGAGGGCCCCCGACCAGGGGCCAGGGCTGGGCCCCGGGGGGCGCAGCATGAGCATCACGGCCAACTGCTGGGGCCGCTCCAAGATGGAGCCCGCGCTCTTCAACCCCAAGTGA
- the LOC132459938 gene encoding membrane-associated phosphatidylinositol transfer protein 2-like isoform X4: MLIKEYRIPMPMSVEEYRIAQLYMIQKKSREETCGEGSGVEILENKPYEDGPGGAGQYTHKVYHIGMHIPSWFRSILPKAALRVEEESWNAYPYTRTRYTCPFVEKFSIDIETHYKPDTGNQPDVFNMGAAEKRQRTLDPIDIVTDPVPSHEYKAEEDPRLYQSAKTQRGPLRDDWIEEYNSGPGDTPVMCAYKLCKVEFRYWGMQSKIERFIHDVGLRKVMVRAHRQAWCWQDEWYGLTMEDIRQLELETQLALATKMAQFSQAEEAAEAHGGASSPGDAEKEAGASGGGGGPEAEEGGAGSSGDTLHARGPLTKQWSTSSRSSRSSKRGVSPSHHSISEWRMQSIARDSEESSDDEEFFDAHEDLSDNEDVFPKEISKWNSNDLMDKIEAADADGTSGELFKEMTVDYESTASEERLDEMRGPVRGRAASSTIPTITVTRHQSDCSSQQGLQPSNIHVLILVLHGGNILDTGGGEASSKQADVNTLSGAFEGVMRVHYPTALGRIALRLVPCPAICAEAFSLVSNLSPYSYDEGCLSSSQDHIPLAALPLLATSSPQYQEAVATVVLRANQVYADFLRSLNGDSFSGQVCLIGDCVGGILGFDALCTSNQTVNESQNSSRRGSVVSVQDQDLLSPGFMVPCGQGLMSPGLEASRHLSRSNIDIPRSGSSASEDTKKPLTRKRSDSGTYEVDTIKQHHAFLSSLHSNVLRSDGVSRRSSSSTMLDAGALGKFEFEVSDFFMFGSPLGLVLALRKTVIPVMDVATLRPACQQVYNLFHPADPSASRLEPLLEKKFHLLPPFNVPRYQRFPLGDGNSALLVAARWWGTKRMDFALYCPDALTAFPTVALPHLFHASYWESTDVVSFLLRQVMRHENSSILELDGKEVSEFTPSKPREKWLRKRTHVKIRNVTANHRLSDAVFTEGGQQLLSGRFMYGPLDMVTLTGEKVDLHVMTQPPSGEWVHFDTEVTNSSGRVSFLLPEDRRLGVGVYPIKMVVRGDHTFADSYLTVLPRGTEFVVFSIDGSFAASVSIMGSDPKVRAGAVDVVRHWQDLGFLIIYVTGRPDMQKQRVVAWLSQHNFPHGIVSFCDGLVHDPLRHKANFLKSLTEANMKIFAGYGSTKDISVYTAIGLGPSQIYIVGRPSKKMQQQCQFITEGYAAHLSQLEYHRHRAARPAKASGSARMVLRKGSFGLGASSDFLRKRNHLLRTISAQPTPSAPAVAPPATSPSGRPERTQSQSDGERRERLERAPDQGPGLGPGGRSMSITANCWGRSKMEPALFNPK, from the exons AAAAAGAGCCGCGAGGAGACCTGCGGCGAGGGCAGCGGCGTGGAGATCCTGGAGAACAAGCCGTACGAGGACGGGCCGGGCGGTGCCGGCCAGTACACCCACAAGGTCTACCACATCGGCATGCACATCCCCAGCTGGTTCCGCTCCATCCTGCCGAAGGCCGcgctgagggtggaggaggagtcctGGAACGCCTACCCCTACACCCGCACCag gtACACCTGTCCGTTTGTGGAGAAGTTCTCCATCGACATCGAGACGCACTACAAGCCCGATACGGGGAACCAGCCAGACGTCTTCAACATGGGGGCCGCTGAGAAGAGGCAGAGGACCCTGG acCCCATCGACATCGTCACGGACCCCGTCCCGTCCCACGAGTACAAGGCGGAGGAGGACCCCCGCCTCTACCAGTCCGCCAAGACGCAGCGGGGGCCCCTGAGGGACGACTGGATCGAGGAGTACAACAGCGGGCCCGGCGACACCCCCGTCATGTGTGCCTACAAGCTGTGCAAGGTGGAGTTCCGCTACTGGGGCATGCAGTCCAAGATCGAGCGCTTCATCCATGACGTAG GGCTGAGGAAGGTGATGGTGCGGGCCCACCGGCAGGCGTGGTGCTGGCAGGACGAGTGGTACGGCCTCACCATGGAGGACATCCGCCAGCTGGAGCTGGAGACCCAGCTGGCGCTGGCCACCAAGATGGCCCAGTTCAGCCaggcggaggaggcggcggaggccCACGGCGGAGCCTCCTCGCCGGGGGACGCCGAGAAGGAGGCCGGCGccagtggcggcggcggcggcccggaggcggaggaggggggggctggctcCTCCGGGGACACGCTGCACGCCCGGGGCCCGCTCACCAAGCAGTGGTccacctcctcccgctcctcccgctCGTccaagagaggag TGAGCCCGTCTCACCACAGCATCTCTGAGTGGAGGATGCAGAGCATCGCCCGCGACTCGGAGGAGAGCTCGGACGACGAGGAGTTCTTCGATGCCCACG AGGACCTATCGGACAACGAGGACGTCTTCCCCAAGGAGATCTCCAAGTGGAACTCCAACGACCTCATGGACAAAATCGAGGCCGCCGACGCAGACGGGACGTCGG gtgaacTCTTTAAGGAAATGACAGTGGACTATGAAAGCACCGCCAGTGAGGAGCGACTGGACGAG ATGCGTGGCCCTGTTAGAGGCCGAGCCGCTAGCTCTACCATTCCCACCATCACCGTTACCCGACACCAGTCA gactgCTCGTCCCAGCAGGGTCTGCAGCCCTCTAACATCCACGTGCTGATTCTGGTGCTGCACGGGGGCAACATCCTGGACACGGGCGGGGGGGAGGCCAGCAGCAAGCAGGCCGACGTCAACACGCTGAGCGGGGCCTTCGAGGGCGTGATGCGCGTGCACTACCCCACCGCGCTGGGCCGCATCGCCCTGCGCCTGGTGCCCTGCCCCGCCATCTGCGCCGAGGCCTTCAGCCTGGTCTCCAA TCTGAGTCCGTACAGCTACGACGAGGGCTGTCTGTCCAGCAGCCAGGACCACATCCCCCTGGCCGCGCTGCCCCTGCTGGCCACCTCCTCGCCCCAGTACCAGGAGGCCGTGGCCACCGTGGTGCTGCGGGCCAACCAGGTGTACGCCGACTTCCTGCGCTCGCTCAACGGAGACTCCTTCTCCGGCCAG GTGTGTCTGATCGGGGACTGCGTGGGCGGGATCCTGGGCTTCGACGCCCTCTGCACCAGCAACCAGACGGTGAACGAGAGCCAGAACAGCAGCCGCAGGGGGTCGGTGGTCAGCGTGCAG GACCAGGACCTGCTGTCTCCGGGCTTCATGGTGCCCTGCGGGCAGGGCCTGATGTCCCCCGGCCTGGAGGCCAGCCGCCACCTCAGCCGCAGCAACATAGACATCCCCCGCTCCGGCTCCTCCGCCTCCGAGGACACCAAGAAACCGCTGACCCGCAAGAGGAGCGACTCCGGCACCTACGAGGTGGACACCATCAAGCAGCACCACGCCTTCCTGTCCAG CCTGCACTCCAACGTGCTGCGCAGCGACGGCGTGTCGCggcgctccagcagcagcaccatgcTGGACGCCGGCGCCCTGGGGAAGTTTGAGTTCGAGGTGTCAGACTTCTTCATGTTCGGCTCCCCCCTGGGGCTGGTGCTCGCCCTGCGGAAGACGGTCATCCCCGTGATGGACG TGGCCACGCTGAGGCCCGCGTGCCAGCAGGTGTACAACCTGTTCCACCCTGCGGACCCCTCGGCCTCTCGCCTGGAGCCCCTCCTGGAGAAGAAGTTCCACCTGCTGCCCCCCTTCAACGTGCCCCGCTACCAGCGCTTCCCCCTGGGCGACGGGAACTCCGCCCTATTGG TCGCAGCGCGCTGGTGGGGCACAAAGCGGATGGACTTTGCGCTGTACTGTCCGGACGCGCTCACGGCTTTCCCCACGGTGGCGCTGCCGCACCTCTTCCACGCCTCCTACTGGGAGTCCACCGACGTGGTGTCCTTCCTGCTGCGGCAG GTCATGAGACACGAGAACTCCAGTATCCTGGAGCTGGACGGGAAGGAGGTGTCAGAGTTCACCCCGTCCAAACCCCGGGAGAAGTGGCTCCGCAAGAGGACCCACGTCAAGATCCGG AACGTGACGGCCAACCACCGCTTGAGCGACGCCGTTTTCACGGAGGGCGGCCAGCAACTGCTGTCTGGTCGCTTCATGTACGGCCCGCTGGACATGGTCACCCTGACCGGGGAGAAG GTGGACCTCCACGTCATGACGCAGCCCCCCTCCGGGGAGTGGGTGCACTTCGACACGGAGGTGACCAACAGCAGCGGGCGCGTCTCCTTCCTGCTGCCTGAGGACCGGcgcctgggggtgggggtctacCCCATCAAGATGGTGGTCCG aggGGACCACACCTTTGCAGACAGCTACCTGACGGTGTTGCCGCGGGGGACAGAGTTTGTGGTGTTCAGCATCGACGGCTCGTTCGCGGCCAGCGTCTCCATCATGGGCAGCGACCCCAAAGTGCGGGCGGGGGCGGTGGACGTGGTCCG GCACTGGCAGGACCTGGGCTTCCTGATCATCTACGTGACGGGGCGGCCCGACATGCAGAAGCAGCGCGTGGTGGCCTGGCTCTCCCAGCACAACTTCCCCCATGGCATCGTGTCCTTCTGCGACGGCCTGGTCCACGACCCGCTCAGACACAAGGCCAACTTCCTCAAGTCCCTCACCGAG GCTAACATGAAGATATTCGCTGGCTACGGTTCAACCAAAGACATCTCGGTGTACACAGCCATCGGCCTGGGCCCCTCCCAGATCTACATCGTGGGCCGCCCCTCCAAGAAGATGCAGCAGCAGTGCCAG ttcatCACGGAGGGCTACGCCGCCCACCTGTCCCAGCTGGAGTACCACCGGCACCGCGCCGCGCGGCCGGCCAAGGCCAGCGGCAGCGCCCGCATGGTGCTGCGCAAGGGCAGCTTCGGCCTGGGCGCCAGCAGCGACTTCCTGCGGAAGAGGAACCACCTGCTGCGCACCATCTCGGCCCAGCCCACGCCCAGCGCCCCCGCCGTGGCCCCGCCCGCCACCAGCCCCAGCGGCCGGCCCGAGCGCACGCAGAGCCAGTCGGACGGCGAGCGGCGGGAGCGGCTGGAGAGGGCCCCCGACCAGGGGCCAGGGCTGGGCCCCGGGGGGCGCAGCATGAGCATCACGGCCAACTGCTGGGGCCGCTCCAAGATGGAGCCCGCGCTCTTCAACCCCAAGTGA